Proteins encoded in a region of the Eulemur rufifrons isolate Redbay chromosome 15, OSU_ERuf_1, whole genome shotgun sequence genome:
- the USP45 gene encoding ubiquitin carboxyl-terminal hydrolase 45 isoform X5, translating into MMKLEKKLKISTVKDPFIDISLPIIKERVSKPLGKMSKCRRSQETGHDQYSGTVTIENIDQPRTAKKYSPSKDKNQVTHDRKRVRKSSSGEEKTVVIYRKSENLEMNEDSLMFASIRTIESPLNESPTDGSEKEASHSESSVDADSEASESESASKQTGLFRSSSGSCVHTYGHLYHPSAGELPRTNKTDSGDGGMAEAISELYLSSTVTGDRDFDRENQPLNVSNNLCFSEEKHLRSHSPQNAFQTLSQSYITTSKECSVQSCLCQFTSMELLMGNNKLLCQNCTVKKQKYQKETSFTEERAEGVYTNARKQLLISAVPAILILHLKRFHQAGLNLRKVNKHVDFPLMLDLAPFCSATCKNISVGEKVLYGLYGIVEHTGSMRAGHYTAYVKVRTPSRKLLEHITGKKNVSGLKEPDSELAGQWVHISDTYVQVVPESRALSAQAYLLFYERVL; encoded by the exons ATgatgaaactagaaaaaaaattaaag atctCCACGGTGAAAGATCCTTTCATTGATATTTCACTTCCTATAATAAAAGAAAGG GTTTCAAAACCTTtgggaaaaatgagtaaatgtagACGTTCACAGGAGACAGGTCATGATCAGTACAGTGGCACTGTTACTATAGAAAATATTGATCAACCCAGAACCGCCAAGAAGTATTCTCCATCTAAAGATAAG AATCAAGTAACTCATGACCGAAAACGTGTAAGAAAATCATCTTCTGGAGAAGAGAAGACTGTTGTCATATACCGGAAAAGTGAAAACCTTGAAATGAATGAGGATTCTTTAATGTTTGCAAGCATCAGGACTATTGAGTCACCCCTGAATGAAAGCCCTACCGATGGCAGTGAAAAAGAAGCCAGCCATTCTGAAAGTAGTGTTGATGCTGACAGTGAGGCTTCAGAATCTGAAAGTGCTTCAAAACAGACTGGGCTGTTTAGATCCAGTAGTGGATCTTGTGTGCACACATATGGACACCTTTACCATCCATCAGCAGGTGAACTGCCACGTACCAACAAGActgacagtggtgatggtggaATGGCTGAAGCAATTTCTGAACTTTATTTGAGTAGCACTGTAACTGGAGATAGAGATTTTGACAGAGAAAATCAGCCACTAAATGtctcaaataatttatgtttttcagaGGAGAAGCATTTGAGGTCTCACAGTCCCCAAAATGCTTTTCAGACCCTTTCTCAGAGCTATATAACTACTTCTAAAGAATGTTCAGTCCAGTCCTGTCTCTGCCAGTTTACATCTATGGAATTACTAATGGGGAATAATAAGCTTCTGTGTCAGAATTGTACTGTGAAGAAACAGAAGTACCAAAAGGAAACAAGTTTTACAG AAGAGAGAGCAGAAGGAGTTTATACTAATGCCAGGAAACAATTGCTCATTTCTGCTGTTCCAGCTATCCTAATTCTCCATCTTAAAAGATTCCATCAG gCTGGCTTGAATCTTCGTAAAGTAAACAAACATGTAGATTTTCCACTTATGCTTGATTTAGCACCGTTCTGTTCTGCTACTTGTAAG AATATAAGTGTGGGAGAGAAAGTTCTCTATGGTCTCTATGGCATAGTGGAACATACTGGCTCAATGAGAGCGGGTCACTACACCGCTTATGTGAAAGTGAGAACACCCTCCAGGAAATTATTGGAACATAtcactggaaagaaaaatgtgtCTG gtTTGAAAGAACCTGATAGTGAATTGGCAGGCCAGTGGGTCCATATTAGTGACACTTACGTGCAAGTGGTTCCGGAATCAAGAGCACTTAGTGCACAAGCTTACCTTCTTTTTTATGAAAgagtattataa